A stretch of Pseudomonas taetrolens DNA encodes these proteins:
- the rplO gene encoding 50S ribosomal protein L15, translating to MKLNDLSPAPGSRREKHRPGRGIGSGLGKTGGRGHKGQSSRSGGTIAPGFEGGQQPLHRRLPKFGFVSLKAMDRAEVRLSELAKVEGDIVTVQTLKDANVINVNVQRVKIMLSGEVTRAVTIKGIAATKGARAAIEAAGGKFEE from the coding sequence CCAGCGCCGGGTTCCCGTCGCGAAAAGCATCGTCCGGGCCGTGGTATCGGTAGTGGTTTGGGTAAGACTGGTGGCCGTGGTCACAAAGGTCAGTCCTCCCGCTCCGGTGGCACCATTGCTCCAGGCTTTGAAGGCGGTCAACAGCCGCTGCATCGCCGTCTGCCTAAGTTCGGTTTCGTTTCCCTGAAAGCCATGGATCGCGCAGAAGTGCGTTTGTCCGAGCTGGCTAAAGTGGAAGGCGACATCGTAACTGTGCAGACCCTGAAGGATGCCAACGTGATCAACGTCAACGTTCAACGTGTGAAAATCATGTTGTCCGGTGAAGTGACTCGCGCTGTCACCATCAAAGGTATCGCAGCCACCAAAGGTGCGCGTGCGGCTATCGAAGCAGCTGGCGGCAAGTTCGAGGAATAA
- the secY gene encoding preprotein translocase subunit SecY, which produces MAKQGALSALSKGGLSELWARLRFLFLAIIVYRIGAHIPVPGINPDRLADLFRQNEGTILSLFNMFSGGALERMSIFALGIMPYISASIIMQLMSAVSPQLEQLKKEGEAGRRKISQYTRYLTVVLALVQAIGMSIGLAGQGVAFTGDLGFHFVAVTTFVAGAMFMMWLGEQITERGVGNGISMLIFSGIVAGLPRAIGQSFESARQGDINIFALVAIGLLAVAIIGFVVFIERGQRRIAVHYAKRQQGRKVFAAQTSHLPLKVNMAGVIPAIFASSILLFPASLGAWFGQSEGMGWLQDISQSIAPGQPLNILLFSAGIIFFCFFYTALMFNPKDVAENLKKSGAFIPGIRPGEQSARYIDGVLTRLTLFGALYMTAVCLLPQFLVVAANVPFYLGGTSLLIVVVVVMDFMSQVQSHLVSHQYESLMKKANLKGYGSGMLR; this is translated from the coding sequence ATGGCTAAGCAAGGTGCTCTCTCAGCGCTCAGCAAAGGCGGGTTATCCGAGCTCTGGGCTCGTCTGCGTTTTCTATTCCTGGCGATTATCGTCTACCGGATAGGCGCACACATCCCAGTTCCTGGTATCAACCCGGACCGGCTGGCGGACCTGTTTCGACAGAATGAGGGGACCATTCTTAGCTTGTTCAACATGTTTTCCGGCGGTGCGCTGGAGCGGATGAGTATTTTTGCGCTGGGGATCATGCCGTACATTTCGGCATCGATCATCATGCAGCTTATGTCCGCTGTCAGCCCACAGCTGGAGCAGTTGAAGAAGGAAGGTGAAGCTGGTCGTCGCAAGATAAGCCAGTACACCCGCTACCTCACTGTCGTTCTTGCTCTTGTCCAGGCTATTGGCATGTCCATTGGTCTGGCAGGGCAGGGCGTAGCGTTCACTGGTGACCTAGGCTTCCATTTCGTTGCAGTAACCACTTTTGTGGCGGGTGCAATGTTCATGATGTGGCTGGGTGAGCAGATTACTGAGCGTGGTGTTGGCAACGGTATCTCGATGTTGATTTTTTCGGGTATCGTCGCCGGTCTTCCGAGAGCAATCGGGCAGTCTTTCGAGTCTGCACGTCAGGGCGATATCAATATCTTCGCCCTGGTTGCTATCGGTTTGCTGGCAGTAGCGATTATCGGTTTCGTGGTGTTCATTGAGCGTGGTCAGCGTCGTATTGCTGTTCACTACGCCAAGCGTCAGCAAGGCCGCAAGGTGTTTGCTGCGCAGACTAGCCACCTACCGCTGAAAGTGAATATGGCCGGTGTTATTCCTGCTATCTTCGCGAGCAGCATTTTGCTGTTCCCGGCTTCGTTGGGTGCCTGGTTCGGTCAGTCTGAAGGTATGGGCTGGTTGCAGGACATCTCGCAGTCGATCGCTCCTGGTCAGCCGTTGAATATTCTGCTGTTTAGTGCAGGGATTATTTTCTTCTGCTTCTTCTATACGGCGTTGATGTTCAATCCGAAAGACGTAGCGGAAAACCTGAAGAAGTCCGGTGCCTTTATTCCGGGTATCCGTCCAGGTGAGCAGTCGGCACGCTATATTGATGGCGTTTTGACTCGTTTGACTCTGTTCGGTGCTCTTTATATGACGGCCGTGTGCCTGTTGCCCCAGTTCCTGGTGGTTGCGGCAAACGTTCCGTTCTACCTTGGCGGGACCTCGTTGCTGATCGTGGTCGTGGTTGTTATGGACTTCATGTCCCAAGTACAATCGCACCTCGTTTCGCACCAGTACGAATCCCTGATGAAGAAAGCCAACCTGAAGGGCTACGGCAGCGGCATGCTTCGCTGA
- the rpmJ gene encoding 50S ribosomal protein L36 — MKVRASVKKLCRNCKIIRREGVVRVICSAEPRHKQRQG, encoded by the coding sequence ATGAAAGTTCGTGCATCGGTGAAAAAGCTGTGCCGTAACTGCAAGATTATTCGCCGCGAAGGTGTTGTTCGGGTAATTTGCAGCGCGGAACCACGTCACAAACAGCGCCAAGGCTGA
- the rpsM gene encoding 30S ribosomal protein S13 — protein MARIAGVNIPDNKHTVISLTYIYGVGRTTSQKICADAGVNPAAKIKDLSDEQIELLRGEVAKFTTEGDLRREVNMKIKRLMDLGCYRGLRHRRGLPVRGQRTKTNARTRKGPRKPIRK, from the coding sequence ATGGCCCGTATTGCAGGCGTTAACATTCCAGATAACAAGCACACTGTTATCTCGCTGACCTACATCTATGGTGTTGGTCGCACTACCTCACAGAAAATCTGTGCGGATGCTGGTGTAAACCCAGCCGCTAAGATCAAGGATCTGAGCGACGAGCAGATTGAGTTGCTGCGTGGCGAAGTGGCAAAGTTCACCACTGAAGGTGACCTGCGTCGTGAAGTCAACATGAAAATCAAACGCTTGATGGACTTGGGCTGCTACCGCGGTCTGCGCCATCGTCGTGGTCTTCCAGTACGCGGTCAGCGTACCAAGACCAACGCGCGTACTCGCAAAGGTCCGCGTAAGCCGATCCGCAAGTAA
- the rpsK gene encoding 30S ribosomal protein S11, protein MAKPAARPRKKVKKTVVDGIAHIHASFNNTIVTITDRQGNALSWATSGGSGFRGSRKSTPFAAQVAAERAGQAALEYGLKNLDVNVKGPGPGRESAVRALNGCGYKIASITDVTPIPHNGCRPPKKRRV, encoded by the coding sequence ATGGCAAAACCTGCTGCTCGTCCTCGTAAAAAAGTAAAAAAGACAGTGGTTGATGGCATCGCCCACATCCACGCGTCTTTCAACAACACAATCGTGACCATCACCGACCGTCAGGGTAACGCGCTTTCTTGGGCTACCTCCGGTGGTTCGGGTTTCCGCGGTTCTCGCAAGTCCACCCCGTTTGCTGCTCAAGTAGCTGCTGAACGTGCTGGTCAAGCTGCGCTGGAATATGGCCTGAAAAACCTTGACGTTAACGTTAAGGGCCCAGGTCCAGGTCGTGAGTCCGCTGTCCGTGCTTTGAACGGCTGTGGCTATAAGATCGCCAGCATCACCGACGTGACGCCAATCCCGCACAACGGGTGCCGTCCGCCGAAGAAGCGCCGCGTGTAA
- the rpsD gene encoding 30S ribosomal protein S4 produces the protein MARYIGPKCKLARREGTDLFLKSGVRAIESKCNIEAAPGIHGQRRGRQSDYGTQLREKQKVRRIYGVLERQFSGYYKQAAGKKGATGENLLQLLECRLDNVVYRMGFGSTRAESRQLVSHKSISVNGQTVNVPSYQVRAGDVVAIREKAKNQLRIVQALDLCAQRGRVEWVEVDTEKKSGVFKNVPARSDLSADINESLIVELYSK, from the coding sequence ATGGCTCGTTACATTGGTCCAAAATGCAAACTGGCACGTCGTGAAGGCACCGATCTCTTCCTGAAGAGTGGTGTGCGCGCTATCGAATCGAAGTGCAATATTGAAGCTGCTCCAGGCATCCACGGCCAACGCCGCGGTCGCCAATCCGACTACGGTACCCAACTGCGTGAAAAGCAGAAGGTCCGTCGTATCTACGGCGTTCTCGAGCGTCAGTTCAGCGGCTACTACAAACAAGCTGCTGGCAAAAAAGGTGCAACTGGCGAAAACCTGTTGCAGCTGCTCGAATGCCGCCTGGATAACGTCGTATACCGTATGGGCTTTGGTTCTACTCGTGCCGAATCCCGTCAGTTGGTATCGCACAAGTCGATCAGCGTAAACGGTCAAACCGTTAACGTTCCGTCCTACCAGGTTCGTGCTGGTGACGTGGTCGCTATCCGCGAGAAAGCAAAGAACCAGCTTCGCATTGTCCAAGCTCTCGATCTGTGTGCCCAACGTGGCCGCGTAGAATGGGTAGAAGTAGACACTGAGAAGAAGTCGGGCGTTTTCAAGAACGTTCCTGCTCGCAGTGATCTGTCCGCCGACATCAACGAAAGCCTGATTGTCGAGCTCTACTCCAAGTAA
- a CDS encoding DNA-directed RNA polymerase subunit alpha — MQISVNEFLTPRHIDVQVVSPTRAKITLEPLERGFGHTLGNALRRILLSSMPGCAVVEAEIDGVLHEYSAIEGVQEDVIEILLNLKGLAIKLHGRDEVTLTLSKKGSGVVTAADIQLDHDVEIVNPDHVIANLASNGALNMKLTVARGRGYEPADSRQSDEDESRSIGRLQLDSSFSPVRRIAYVVENARVEQRTNLDKLVIDLETNGTLDPEEAIRRAATILQQQLAAFVDLKGDSEPVVIEQEDEIDPILLRPVDDLELTVRSANCLKAENIYYIGDLIQRTEVELLKTPNLGKKSLTEIKDVLASRGLSLGMRLDNWPPASLKKDDKATA; from the coding sequence ATGCAGATTTCGGTAAATGAGTTCCTGACACCCCGCCACATTGATGTGCAGGTTGTCAGTCCAACCCGCGCCAAAATTACGCTCGAGCCTCTCGAGCGTGGTTTCGGCCACACCCTGGGCAACGCGCTGCGCCGCATCCTGTTGTCCTCAATGCCAGGCTGTGCAGTAGTCGAGGCCGAGATTGATGGTGTGCTCCACGAGTACAGCGCCATCGAAGGTGTACAGGAAGACGTAATTGAAATCCTGTTGAACCTTAAAGGTCTGGCTATCAAGCTGCACGGCCGTGACGAAGTTACGCTGACCTTGTCGAAGAAGGGTTCGGGGGTGGTTACCGCTGCCGATATTCAGCTGGATCATGATGTCGAGATCGTTAATCCCGATCACGTAATCGCCAACCTGGCGTCTAACGGCGCCTTGAACATGAAGCTCACCGTAGCTCGTGGTCGTGGTTATGAACCAGCAGACTCGCGTCAGAGCGATGAAGACGAAAGCCGCAGCATTGGTCGCTTGCAGCTTGACTCTTCGTTCAGCCCGGTTCGCCGTATCGCATACGTGGTGGAAAACGCCCGTGTCGAGCAGCGTACTAACCTGGACAAGCTGGTTATTGATCTGGAGACCAACGGTACACTGGATCCTGAAGAGGCTATTCGCCGTGCTGCAACCATCCTGCAACAGCAGTTGGCTGCATTCGTCGACCTCAAAGGTGACAGCGAGCCAGTGGTTATCGAACAGGAAGACGAGATCGATCCGATCCTGCTTCGTCCGGTTGACGATCTGGAACTGACCGTGCGTTCGGCCAACTGCCTTAAGGCGGAGAACATTTACTACATCGGTGACCTGATTCAGCGCACCGAAGTAGAACTGTTGAAGACTCCGAACCTGGGCAAGAAGTCCTTGACTGAAATCAAGGATGTTCTGGCCTCCCGTGGTCTGTCCCTCGGCATGCGCCTCGACAACTGGCCGCCTGCAAGTCTTAAGAAGGACGACAAGGCGACTGCCTGA
- the rplQ gene encoding 50S ribosomal protein L17 produces the protein MRHRKSGRHLSRTSSHRKAMFQNMAVSLFEHELIKTTLPKAKELRRVAEPLITLAKNDCLANRRLAFDRTRSKAIVGKLFNDLGKRYATREGGYLRILKCGFRAGDNAPMAYVELVDRPVGGEAVSAE, from the coding sequence ATGCGTCATCGTAAAAGTGGTCGTCACCTGAGCCGCACTAGCTCCCACCGCAAGGCTATGTTTCAAAACATGGCAGTGTCGTTGTTCGAGCACGAGCTGATCAAAACGACTCTGCCGAAAGCCAAAGAATTGCGTCGCGTTGCTGAGCCGCTGATTACTCTGGCCAAGAATGATTGTCTGGCTAACCGCCGTCTGGCCTTCGACCGTACGCGTTCGAAAGCCATCGTTGGTAAGCTGTTCAACGATCTGGGCAAGCGTTATGCAACTCGTGAGGGTGGCTACCTGCGCATCCTCAAGTGCGGTTTCCGTGCTGGCGACAATGCGCCTATGGCGTACGTCGAGTTGGTTGATCGTCCAGTTGGCGGCGAAGCTGTATCCGCTGAGTAA
- a CDS encoding catalase, whose product MSQTKTLTTASGAPVADNQNSRSAGPRGPLLLDDFHLIEKLAHFNRENIPERRVHAKGSGAHGTFTLTRDMTQYSSAKLFDTIGKQTPTFLRFSTVGGERGSADTERDPRGFALKFYTEEGNWDIVGNNTPVFFIRDPLKFPDFIHTQKRLPQSNLKSAQMMWDFWSHSPEALHQVTILFSDRGIPDGYRHMHGFGSHTYSLINAAGERHWVKWHYKTKQGIKNLPPAEAARLAGTDPDYAQRDLFTAIERGDFPKWRVCMQVMTEAQAAAHYENPFDVTKTWSQKEFPLIEIGELELNRNPLNYFAEVEQAAFGPSNMIPGVGLSPDRMLQGRVFAYADAHRYRVGTNHQHLPINAPRVPVHTYQRDGAMAFGNNGGAAPNYEPNSYADAPKQAPQYAEPPLALSGSADRYDHREDTDYYSHAGALFRLMNDEQKALLINNIAGAMAGVSDDVVQRQLPHFYNADPAYGEGVAKALGVQRN is encoded by the coding sequence ATGAGCCAGACCAAAACGCTTACGACCGCCAGCGGCGCCCCTGTTGCTGATAACCAGAACTCCCGATCGGCTGGCCCTCGTGGCCCGTTGCTGCTCGACGATTTTCACCTGATCGAAAAGCTTGCTCATTTCAATCGCGAAAACATTCCTGAGCGTCGTGTACATGCCAAAGGTTCGGGTGCCCATGGAACATTCACGCTGACCCGTGACATGACGCAGTACAGCAGTGCCAAGCTGTTCGACACGATCGGTAAGCAAACCCCCACCTTTTTGCGCTTCTCGACTGTGGGCGGAGAACGTGGTTCAGCCGACACTGAGCGCGACCCGCGCGGCTTTGCGCTGAAGTTTTATACCGAAGAAGGTAACTGGGACATTGTGGGTAACAACACCCCGGTGTTCTTCATTCGCGACCCTCTGAAGTTTCCTGACTTCATCCATACCCAAAAGCGTTTGCCTCAAAGCAATTTGAAAAGTGCGCAAATGATGTGGGACTTCTGGTCGCATTCCCCCGAAGCGCTGCACCAGGTCACCATCCTGTTCTCTGATCGTGGCATTCCTGATGGCTACCGTCACATGCACGGGTTCGGTAGTCATACCTATAGCCTGATCAATGCGGCTGGTGAGCGTCACTGGGTCAAATGGCACTACAAGACCAAGCAAGGCATCAAGAACCTGCCACCGGCTGAAGCTGCACGCCTTGCAGGTACTGACCCGGATTACGCCCAGCGTGACCTGTTTACTGCCATTGAGCGCGGGGATTTCCCTAAGTGGCGCGTGTGCATGCAAGTCATGACTGAAGCTCAAGCCGCAGCGCATTACGAAAACCCGTTTGATGTAACCAAAACCTGGTCCCAAAAAGAGTTTCCGTTGATTGAAATTGGCGAACTGGAACTGAACCGCAATCCGCTGAACTACTTTGCGGAAGTGGAGCAGGCAGCTTTTGGTCCAAGTAACATGATTCCGGGTGTTGGACTCTCGCCTGACCGTATGCTCCAGGGCCGTGTGTTCGCCTATGCCGATGCACATCGCTACCGTGTAGGTACCAACCACCAGCACCTGCCAATCAACGCTCCGCGAGTACCTGTGCACACTTATCAGCGTGATGGGGCAATGGCTTTTGGTAACAATGGTGGCGCTGCGCCGAACTATGAACCGAACAGCTACGCCGATGCTCCCAAGCAGGCTCCGCAATACGCTGAGCCGCCGTTGGCTCTCAGTGGTTCGGCGGATCGTTATGATCACCGGGAAGACACGGACTACTACAGCCATGCAGGGGCTCTGTTCCGTCTGATGAACGACGAGCAGAAAGCGCTGCTGATCAACAACATTGCCGGTGCAATGGCGGGCGTATCCGACGACGTAGTGCAGCGTCAGTTGCCGCATTTTTACAATGCCGACCCGGCTTACGGCGAAGGTGTTGCAAAAGCGTTGGGTGTACAGCGTAACTAA
- the bfr gene encoding bacterioferritin, with amino-acid sequence MQGHPDVIDYLNTLLTGELAARDQYFVHSRMYEDWGFTKLYERINHEMEEEAQHADALMRRILMLEGTPRMRPDDLDVGTTVPDMFAADLRLEYKVRAALCKGIALCELHKDYVSRDMLRIQLADTEEDHTYWLEKQLGLIKSIGLQNYLQSQF; translated from the coding sequence ATGCAAGGGCACCCGGACGTAATCGATTATCTCAACACGTTGCTCACCGGTGAGCTGGCTGCACGTGACCAATATTTTGTCCATTCCCGTATGTACGAGGATTGGGGCTTTACCAAGTTGTATGAACGCATCAACCACGAAATGGAAGAAGAGGCACAACACGCTGATGCGTTGATGCGCCGGATTCTGATGCTCGAAGGCACTCCGCGCATGCGTCCGGATGATCTGGACGTGGGAACAACGGTACCGGACATGTTTGCTGCTGACCTGCGGCTTGAGTACAAGGTGCGTGCCGCACTGTGCAAAGGGATTGCGTTGTGTGAGCTGCACAAGGACTACGTGAGCCGCGACATGCTGCGCATCCAGCTGGCAGACACAGAAGAAGATCACACCTACTGGCTTGAAAAGCAGCTGGGATTGATCAAGTCGATTGGTCTGCAAAACTACCTGCAGTCGCAGTTCTGA
- the uvrA gene encoding excinuclease ABC subunit UvrA yields the protein MDKILIRGARTHNLKNIDLTLPRDKLIVITGLSGSGKSSLAFDTLYAEGQRRYVESLSAYARQFLSMMEKPDVDTIEGLSPAISIEQKSTSHNPRSTVGTITEIYDYLRLLYARVGIPRCPDHDIPLEAQTVSQMVDLVLAQPEGSKLMLLAPVIRERKGEHLSVFEELRAQGFVRARVNGKLCELDELPKLDKQKKHTIDVVVDRFKVRADLQQRLAESFETALKLADGIALVAPMDDEPGEEMIFSARFACPICGHAISELEPKLFSFNNPAGACPTCDGLGVKQFFDIKRLVNGELTLAEGAIRGWDRRNVYYFQMLGALAKHYDFSLEVPFSELAADKQKVILYGSGTQNVDFRYLNDRGDIVKRAHPFEGIVPNLERRYRETESATVREELAKFLSTQSCPDCRGTRLRREARHVWVGEKTLPAVTNLPIGDATEYFSTLSLTGRRGEIADKILKEIRERLQFLVNVGLDYLSLDRSADTLSGGEAQRIRLASQIGAGLVGVLYILDEPSIGLHQRDNDRLLGTLKHLRDIGNTVIVVEHDEDAIRLADYVVDIGPGAGVHGGHIVAEGTPAEVMAHPDSLTGKYLSGRVKIAVPAKRTPRNKKLTLSLKGARGNNLRNVDLEIPLGLLTCVTGVSGSGKSTLINNTLYPLSATALNGATTLEAAAHDSIKGLEHLDKVVDIDQSPIGRTPRSNPATYTGLFTPIRELFAGVPESRSRGYGPGRFSFNVKGGRCEACQGDGLIKVEMHFLPDIYVPCDVCKSKRYNRETLEIKYKGKSIHETLEMTIEEARVFFDAVPALARKLQTLMDVGLSYIKLGQSATTLSGGEAQRVKLSRELSKRDTGKTLYILDEPTTGLHFADIQQLLDVLHRLRDHGNTVVVIEHNLDVIKTADWLVDLGPEGGSKGGQIIAVGTPEEVAEMTQSHTGFYLKPLLIRDRD from the coding sequence GTGGACAAGATCCTGATACGTGGGGCACGAACCCACAACTTGAAGAACATCGACCTGACCCTGCCACGGGACAAACTGATCGTCATCACCGGACTGTCTGGCTCCGGCAAATCATCCCTGGCGTTTGACACTTTATATGCCGAAGGCCAGCGCCGTTACGTTGAGTCGCTGTCGGCCTATGCGCGTCAGTTCCTGTCGATGATGGAAAAGCCCGACGTCGATACCATCGAAGGTCTTTCGCCCGCTATTTCCATCGAACAGAAATCCACTTCGCACAACCCCCGCTCCACTGTCGGCACCATTACCGAGATTTACGACTACCTGCGCCTGCTCTATGCACGCGTCGGCATTCCCCGCTGTCCAGATCACGACATTCCACTGGAAGCCCAGACTGTCAGCCAGATGGTCGACCTGGTGTTGGCCCAGCCCGAAGGCAGCAAGCTCATGCTGCTGGCACCGGTCATTCGCGAGCGCAAGGGCGAGCACCTTTCCGTGTTTGAAGAGTTGCGGGCTCAGGGCTTTGTACGGGCGCGGGTAAACGGCAAGCTGTGCGAGCTGGACGAGTTGCCCAAGCTCGACAAGCAGAAGAAGCACACCATCGATGTGGTGGTTGACCGCTTCAAGGTCCGTGCAGACCTGCAACAGCGTCTGGCGGAATCGTTCGAGACCGCGCTGAAGCTGGCTGACGGCATCGCCCTGGTTGCACCGATGGACGATGAGCCCGGCGAAGAGATGATCTTCTCCGCCCGCTTCGCCTGCCCGATCTGCGGACACGCAATCAGTGAGCTCGAACCCAAGCTGTTTTCCTTCAACAATCCGGCTGGCGCTTGTCCTACCTGTGATGGGTTGGGGGTTAAGCAGTTTTTTGATATCAAACGTCTGGTCAATGGCGAGCTGACCCTTGCCGAAGGCGCAATTCGCGGCTGGGACCGGCGCAACGTTTATTACTTCCAGATGCTCGGGGCGCTGGCCAAGCATTACGACTTCAGCCTCGAGGTGCCGTTCAGTGAACTGGCGGCCGACAAGCAAAAAGTCATTCTGTATGGCAGCGGCACCCAAAACGTTGATTTCCGCTACCTGAATGATCGCGGTGACATCGTGAAGCGCGCGCACCCCTTTGAAGGGATCGTGCCGAACCTTGAGCGCCGCTACCGCGAGACCGAATCAGCCACCGTACGTGAAGAACTGGCCAAGTTTCTCAGCACCCAGTCTTGCCCTGATTGCAGGGGCACGCGCCTGCGTCGCGAAGCCCGTCACGTGTGGGTGGGCGAGAAAACCTTGCCGGCCGTGACCAATCTGCCTATTGGTGATGCAACCGAATATTTCAGTACGCTGAGCCTGACCGGGCGTCGTGGCGAAATCGCCGACAAGATCCTTAAGGAAATTCGCGAACGCCTGCAGTTCCTGGTGAATGTGGGTCTCGACTATCTGTCACTGGATCGCAGCGCCGACACCCTGTCGGGCGGTGAAGCCCAGCGTATTCGCTTGGCCAGTCAGATCGGTGCTGGCCTGGTCGGTGTGTTGTATATCCTCGACGAGCCATCCATTGGCTTGCATCAACGTGATAACGACCGTCTGCTGGGAACACTCAAGCATCTGCGTGACATCGGTAACACCGTGATCGTGGTGGAGCACGATGAAGATGCCATTCGCTTGGCTGATTATGTAGTGGATATCGGCCCCGGGGCCGGGGTTCATGGTGGACACATTGTTGCTGAAGGCACACCCGCCGAGGTGATGGCACACCCTGACTCGTTAACCGGCAAATACCTGTCGGGCCGGGTGAAGATCGCCGTACCCGCCAAACGTACGCCGCGCAATAAAAAGCTGACGTTGTCGCTCAAGGGCGCCCGCGGTAACAACTTGCGCAATGTGGACCTGGAAATCCCGCTTGGGCTGCTGACCTGCGTGACCGGGGTTTCGGGCTCGGGCAAGTCGACACTGATCAACAACACCCTGTATCCGCTCAGCGCCACAGCCCTGAATGGTGCAACCACTCTTGAAGCGGCGGCTCACGACAGCATCAAAGGCCTGGAACATCTGGACAAAGTCGTGGATATCGACCAAAGCCCGATTGGTCGTACCCCTCGTTCCAACCCTGCGACTTACACCGGGCTGTTTACCCCGATTCGCGAATTGTTTGCCGGTGTACCGGAATCACGCTCCCGGGGCTACGGACCTGGCCGGTTCTCGTTCAACGTCAAGGGCGGCCGCTGTGAGGCGTGTCAGGGCGACGGTTTGATCAAGGTGGAAATGCACTTTTTGCCGGATATCTATGTGCCGTGCGATGTGTGCAAAAGCAAGCGCTACAACCGCGAAACCCTGGAGATCAAATACAAGGGCAAGAGCATCCACGAAACCCTCGAGATGACCATCGAGGAAGCCCGGGTGTTCTTCGATGCCGTACCGGCTCTGGCGCGTAAGCTGCAAACCCTGATGGATGTAGGTCTTTCCTATATCAAGCTGGGGCAGTCAGCCACGACGTTGTCAGGCGGTGAGGCGCAGCGAGTCAAGCTATCCCGCGAACTGTCCAAGCGCGATACAGGCAAGACGCTGTATATCCTCGATGAGCCTACGACAGGTCTGCACTTTGCCGACATACAGCAGTTGCTGGATGTACTGCATCGTCTGCGCGACCACGGCAACACCGTGGTGGTGATCGAGCACAACCTGGACGTGATCAAGACGGCTGACTGGCTGGTGGATCTGGGGCCTGAAGGCGGCTCTAAAGGCGGTCAGATCATTGCGGTCGGCACACCGGAAGAGGTTGCCGAAATGACGCAATCTCACACGGGCTTTTACTTGAAGCCCTTGCTGATACGCGACAGAGATTAA